The genomic stretch AGCCGATGCCCGCGCCCTGCTTCACCAGTTCCCAATGCACCAAGTGGCTGTCCACCCGAACCGGCACTTGCTGCGCCGTCACGGGCAGGCTTAAGGCGCGCATACCCTCGATGAAGTCCGAGGTTTTGCCAAACGCTACGAATTCAGCCTGCGCCAGATCATCCCAGCCGCGCGGATGGCCCAGCTTGCTGAGATAGCCCGGGGTCGCGTAGGGCCGGCCTCGGTCCTCCCCCACCTTGCGGGCGATGAGTTCCGGCTCACGCGGGTCGAGGTTGCGGATGGCGATGTCGGCCTCGCGGCGCAGCAGATCGGCCGTGCGATCGGTCGCGATGATGTCCACCGTGATGCCAGGATGTGTTGCGCGCAGCCTCGCGATGATCGGGGGCAGGACGTGCGCTGCACAGGCTTCGGTGGCGGTGATCCGGATCGCGCCTTCGATCCGCTGCGACTGACCGGTGGCGGCCAGTGCCAGGCGGCCGGCGGCCTCGCCCATCGTGCGGACATGGTCGAGCAATGCCCCGGCGGTGGGCGTGAGCACCAGGCCGCGACCGGCCCGCTCGAACAGGGCAACACCAAGCTCACGTTCCAGCGCTGCGATCTGGCGGCCGAGCGTCGGCTGGGTAAGGCCGAGCGCGCGTGCCGCGGCGGAGAGTGAACCCGCCTCGGCGGTGGCGAGGAAGGCGCGGATACGGTTCCAATCGAGCTTCGTGGCAATCCAATCCATACATCCTTGTATGGGTGATCGCCGGATTTCACCAATTCCACGCGTATCGCTGCATGGGTAGGTGACCAGCTTCACAACGCCGAGATGAGCCATCCATGCCCATTCGATCTATCGCACCACTCGCTGCCACGCTTTTCCTCCTGGCAGCATGTGCGGCCACCATCAGTCAGGATGGCCTGGAGCAGCGCACTGCTCAGGCCATCGGGCGAACTGTCGGCCAGTTCTCCATTACCGACCGCAGCGAAGAAGCCGGAGGCCGCATCAACTACACCGTCAACACGCGCGACGGTGCGGCCTACCGCTGCTACCTGTACGGAGCCACCGGCCTGCAGAATGCCGTGACCTTCGGGCAGACACCGCATTCCGATGCCATCTGCACGCCCATGGCGGGTGGCCCGAGAGCGAGCGGCAGTGTGGGGCCCGCGGCAACGGGCCAACGTGATCGGAGCGCCGGCGGTGAGTGCAATGCGTTGTTGCGGGCGGCAGGGCGGTGCTGATCTTTCCCTGAAGCGAAGTCGACATGATCCGCGCCTTCACCCGGCCGATTCGGCTCGTTCTCGCTCTGGCCGTCTGCACCTTCATTCCCGTGATGATGGCCGCTGTCCGCGTGGTGCAGATCCCGCTTGGTGCGGTGCCGGAGGACAGCCTGCGACTGGCCTCTGTTCCTGTCGCATTCTTCCTTCACGCACTCGCGGGCGTGCTGTTCGGCATACTCGGGCCGCTACAGTTCGTCCGCGCCCTTCGTCGCCAATTCGGGACTCTGCATCGCGTGAGTGGGCGCGTGTTTGTGCTTGCGGGCTTGGTGTTGGCGCTGTCGGGGCTGGCGCTGCTGCTACAGGTCGAGAGCATGGCAACCGGGCTTCTGGATGCCGCACGGGGGGTCTTTGGCCTGGCGCTGATCGCAGTGCTCGTGTTGGGGGTGGCGGCGGCGCGGGCGCAGTCCATGCTTCGACATCGCGCTTGGATGATCCGCGCATATGTCATCGGCATGGGATCGGGAACCGTCGCGCTGGTCCTGTTCCCCGTCTACCTGGTCACTGGAGAACCGCCCACGGGGCTGGCCTCTGACGTCGCGGTCGTCGCCACCTGGCTGCTGACCATCGCTGTGGGCGAATCGGTCGTCCGGAGGCTTGCATTCCCCTGACCATTCCAGCCTGTCAGCGCCGTGACCCAACCGGATCAGGGCCGCGGTGACCATCGGCAGGGCAGACAGCCACAGCGGTAGCGGCAATGACGGCGGTGCGGAGCGCGGACCCGCCAAAAAAACCAGGTCGTCTCACGGAAGACTTCGCCCGTCTGCCTGCTCGCACGGGCCGATGTCTTTCGCGCCCGCCGCGGACGGCAGGGTGCGCGGGATCGCCTTCAGCGGCGCATCGCCAGTGTTCATGTCGATGACCGTCAGCGCGCCGCCGATGACAGCCTGTTGGCTGGCCCGGTCGTCAGTCAACACCGTCGGCATCCTGCAGGAGACGCGCGCTGCGGTGCGCGCGAATGTAAGCAACGCAGGCGTCACCCAGCTGCCATCGCCGTGCGCATGTTGCCGGATTGTCGATGCACCCACCGCTTGATGGCGCGAGACGTCGATGGTCTCGCCGGGCGGATGCGAGAGCCATAGCGAAAAGCAGCGTCGCGGTGCGAACCAAAGCAAAACGTGCGGAGGGGGCGCGCCGGAATTCGAACCTTCTCAGGGGACCATCCGGTTCCCGCGCTCTGATTGCTCCGAACTCGCGACGATGTTACGGCCCGCGCAGAACGGTCGTGACCCGACGATGTTCGACTTCTCGACCCAGATCGCTCCCCGGGGCGCAGCGCACTGAACGGTCAGCCGGCATCTCGCCTACACAATCGTGGCCTCACAGGCTGCCCCCATCTGCAGATAGCCCTGGCCGAATGCATTACTTGGAATGGCCAGGCCTGTGGTGCCTGCCGTTTGCGTGAGGATCTGCTTGATCGTCGCGCACGTCACGGCTGGACTGCGGCACTGGAACAGCAATGCCGCAGCGCCCGCCACGATCGGGGCCGAATAGCTGGTCCCCGTCGCGCTCGCATAGGTGGCCGCACCGGGCGGGACTGTCCGCATGTTCCGCGGTACCGGCGCTGAGATGTTCCGCCCCATCGCGGCGATGTCCGGCTTGACCCTGCCATCGCGTGTCGGCCCGAGCCCGCTTGTTCCCCAGATCGCCGGCGGATTCGCCGTCGGCCCGTGGTTTCCGACGGTGATCGGCAGGCGGGCAGTCGCCGGAACGCCGATGGTGCGTCGGGACTCCTGCCGATGGGGCGGCATCCACATCGACTTGCCACGATTGTTCCGATCGACCCAGCCATGAAAGGCACCATGAGTGATCGTCGTGCCGGTCAGCAGGATCTGCCAATCGCCGAGGGGAACGCTCGCGCCGTCAGGCACGACGATGAGGATCGTGAGCACGTTGTCCCCGTTGCGTGGGTCGTTCACCGCTGACGTGATGCTGACGGTGACGCCGCCCACGATGACATCGCCGGAGGCGGATCCTGCGTCGATCGGTCCGATGACCGTCGCCGGTGTCGTCGGCACGGTTAGCGTCGCGGTGATGCGGTCCAGGCCAGCGTACCAGATCTCGATCGTATCGCTGTTCCGCGGCAAGTCGGTCGGGTCCGACGGGTTCGCGGCGTAGCGCAGGACCAGCCTCTCCGGCGCACCGGGCGCGACGATGCCCTCCGCATGCGCGGCTGTCGTGGTCGAATTGCCGGCGGACAGGACGATCGCGCGTCCGGGCACGCCGAGCAGGCTGTCGAGAAACCGCTCGCCACACGTGGTCCCGTCGTGCGGCCCCTGATTGTCGCCAAGGCTGATGTTCACGACGCAGGGACGCCCGGTCTCCTGCGCGCGGGCAAAGATGTACGCACAGCCGTCCAGTATGGCGGTGTTGTCCGCGTTCAGCATGACGCCGCTATCATAGCTCAGCGGACTCACGAAAATGATCGAGCTTCCCGGCGCCGCGCCTGGCGCGCCGCCTCCTCGGCCGTTTCCGGCTGCGCATCCGGCGACCATGCTGCCGTGCGTGGCGGCGTCGACAACCGGCTTCGGCGTCACCGCCGGGTCTGGCGGCGCATGGCGCACGATCTGATACGGCGGCACAGGAGGTGGATTGAAGGCCGAGAGCTCGGCATCGATCGCGGCGCGACGATATTCGACCCCATAGGCCGCGCCGAGATCCGGCAGGAAGCCCGGCAGCGCTGGATGCAGCGGGGGGCCTGTCTCGGTGCCCGTCGGCGTCAGCGTCTGGTCCCAGATCGACAGCAGCCTTGTCTTGTTCTGCGCGTCGCGGAAATCCGGGTGGTAGATGTCGATGACATTATCGATGATGCCGATGATCGTGCCTGATCCGTCCACCGACGGCGTGGCTCCGTGCAGCGCATCGATCCCCGCGAAGGGGATGGCCTCGTCCAGATCATGCCTCCAGGCTCGGGCGAGCTCGATGAAGGCGATCCTATCGAGTGCCTCTACACGCCGCAGACTCGACAGCGGCAGCAGGGCCGTCACGACATCGCCGCTGCGGCTGCGTGGCCGTACCCCGACCTCGATCAGATCACGTGCACTCGCGCTCCCAAGTATCAGGACCGAGAAGGTCGCCTCGCTGAGCCGGGCACACAGACCACCGTCCCGCCAAGGTGCGGCAGTACTCGCGGGAAGCAGCACGCCGGCGCTCAACGGGGCGAAGGACGGCGAAGGCGACGTGTCGCCGCCTTGCGTGCCGGCGAAGCGTGCGAACACGGCATCCTCCGTGGCCTTCAATCGGTGCAGTTGCTCGGGCGACAGCCCTGCAAGGTATGCCAGACGCGCATCCAGCTTGGGGCGTGCCGCCCGTCTTGCGAGGGGAGCGATGACCACGGTGGAAGGGCCGTCTTGCGGTGGCGCGGGGTCCAAGGGGATCATGCGACGCATCCCTCTCCATTCCCGGCGCGTGGCCAGGTTGGTGACCGTTAACCTAGGCCAGCGCTACCGATCCTTCGTCCGATGATGCCGGACCCGAATCGTAGGCCAGCCTTTCGCGATTCCTGGTCGTCGAGATCATGGGGGCCCGTAGGCAGGCTCGCCGCGACGCAACAGCCAGTCCTCGGCAATCTTGCCGTCGACGACGCGATACATCGTCGTGATCGGCAACTCGAATGGCCGGCCGCTCGGGCGGGTGGCACCGAACGCCCCGGTCGCATTGCTCATCCCATCTGCGCGTCGATCCACGCCGGTCATGGTAATGTGTGCCGTAACGATCTCGCCGGCTACGGCCAGGTCGAGGACCGCGAGGTGAAGGTCCTGGGCGACTTCGTGCACGCGGTTCACGCAGATGCGGTAATCGCTCTCGCCCGAGGAGCGTATGGGTGCACCGGCGCTATCGTGGCGATGCCGAATGGTGCTCGCGGTCCGTAATTCCGAGAGTGCCGACGCCATGGCCAGCGGCACATAGGTATTGTCGCCGGCTTCCCGCGCCGTCAGGAACGCGTCGTTCTCAGCCGCTGTCCATTCGTGGTTCCAGACGCGCAGGACAAAGTCCCGTACGACGTCCGCTTCATCCCCAGCCGGTGGGGGGTCCGGCTCGGGCGTTTCGCATGGTTCGTCGAGTACGCCGCATCCTCCCACAACCACCTCCTTCTGCCAGGTCGAACGATTTGCTTGGCTTACGGTCTTGGCTATGCGTTACGCTGTACTGAACTCGAACATCTTGTCCGAAATACCCACCGGAAGTCACGCAAATTGCTTCGCGTCAGGAAGCCCTGCGGGTTCGACCCATGCGCACGAACGATCCACACTGGGTCACCCTGCTC from Roseomonas fluvialis encodes the following:
- a CDS encoding LysR family transcriptional regulator encodes the protein MDWIATKLDWNRIRAFLATAEAGSLSAAARALGLTQPTLGRQIAALERELGVALFERAGRGLVLTPTAGALLDHVRTMGEAAGRLALAATGQSQRIEGAIRITATEACAAHVLPPIIARLRATHPGITVDIIATDRTADLLRREADIAIRNLDPREPELIARKVGEDRGRPYATPGYLSKLGHPRGWDDLAQAEFVAFGKTSDFIEGMRALSLPVTAQQVPVRVDSHLVHWELVKQGAGIGFNTEAVGDAEPRVCRVLPDTAPIVFPIWLVTHRELHTSRRVRVVFDLLADALSSQH
- a CDS encoding DUF2306 domain-containing protein, translating into MIRAFTRPIRLVLALAVCTFIPVMMAAVRVVQIPLGAVPEDSLRLASVPVAFFLHALAGVLFGILGPLQFVRALRRQFGTLHRVSGRVFVLAGLVLALSGLALLLQVESMATGLLDAARGVFGLALIAVLVLGVAAARAQSMLRHRAWMIRAYVIGMGSGTVALVLFPVYLVTGEPPTGLASDVAVVATWLLTIAVGESVVRRLAFP
- a CDS encoding S8 family serine peptidase, which produces MIPLDPAPPQDGPSTVVIAPLARRAARPKLDARLAYLAGLSPEQLHRLKATEDAVFARFAGTQGGDTSPSPSFAPLSAGVLLPASTAAPWRDGGLCARLSEATFSVLILGSASARDLIEVGVRPRSRSGDVVTALLPLSSLRRVEALDRIAFIELARAWRHDLDEAIPFAGIDALHGATPSVDGSGTIIGIIDNVIDIYHPDFRDAQNKTRLLSIWDQTLTPTGTETGPPLHPALPGFLPDLGAAYGVEYRRAAIDAELSAFNPPPVPPYQIVRHAPPDPAVTPKPVVDAATHGSMVAGCAAGNGRGGGAPGAAPGSSIIFVSPLSYDSGVMLNADNTAILDGCAYIFARAQETGRPCVVNISLGDNQGPHDGTTCGERFLDSLLGVPGRAIVLSAGNSTTTAAHAEGIVAPGAPERLVLRYAANPSDPTDLPRNSDTIEIWYAGLDRITATLTVPTTPATVIGPIDAGSASGDVIVGGVTVSITSAVNDPRNGDNVLTILIVVPDGASVPLGDWQILLTGTTITHGAFHGWVDRNNRGKSMWMPPHRQESRRTIGVPATARLPITVGNHGPTANPPAIWGTSGLGPTRDGRVKPDIAAMGRNISAPVPRNMRTVPPGAATYASATGTSYSAPIVAGAAALLFQCRSPAVTCATIKQILTQTAGTTGLAIPSNAFGQGYLQMGAACEATIV
- a CDS encoding ester cyclase — translated: MGGCGVLDEPCETPEPDPPPAGDEADVVRDFVLRVWNHEWTAAENDAFLTAREAGDNTYVPLAMASALSELRTASTIRHRHDSAGAPIRSSGESDYRICVNRVHEVAQDLHLAVLDLAVAGEIVTAHITMTGVDRRADGMSNATGAFGATRPSGRPFELPITTMYRVVDGKIAEDWLLRRGEPAYGPP